From Paenibacillus physcomitrellae, the proteins below share one genomic window:
- a CDS encoding DUF350 domain-containing protein: MTIVVNIVVSVIVMIILQLLGMFIFSLITPFKDMDELRKGNTAVALAFGGKFLGTAIILGISAYTNTSIWHMMLWFAVGYVCLVASYWIFELVTPGLKISDHLKQGNIAVGALLCMVFIGTAFAVSSLII, encoded by the coding sequence TTGACGATTGTCGTTAATATTGTGGTAAGTGTTATAGTCATGATTATTCTGCAGCTGCTGGGTATGTTTATTTTCAGCCTGATCACGCCATTTAAAGACATGGATGAGCTTAGAAAAGGCAACACAGCGGTTGCGCTGGCCTTTGGCGGCAAATTTCTGGGCACGGCCATTATCCTCGGTATTTCCGCTTATACGAATACCTCTATTTGGCACATGATGTTATGGTTTGCCGTCGGATATGTCTGCCTGGTGGCTTCTTATTGGATCTTTGAACTGGTTACGCCTGGCCTTAAAATTTCCGATCATCTAAAGCAGGGGAACATTGCGGTAGGAGCACTGCTGTGCATGGTCTTCATCGGTACGGCTTTTGCGGTAAGCAGCCTGATTATTTAA